The proteins below are encoded in one region of Ascaphus truei isolate aAscTru1 chromosome 10, aAscTru1.hap1, whole genome shotgun sequence:
- the DIO1 gene encoding type I iodothyronine deiodinase isoform X1 has product MGSLLQVISTVALFVQKSLILCSLLLYVAFGRVLMILFPQTMASVLKSHFKMTGTHHPKFQYEDWGHTFFTYKFLRTVLQIMWLRLEDEAFLGHAAPNMPVVGLSGDLHHIWDYLKGQRPLVLSFGSCTUPPFLFRLDEFNKLVRDFNSMADFLIIYIDEAHAADEWALKNNVAIKKHQSLQDRLVAAQRLLEELPSCPVVLDTMENLCSAKYAALPERLYILQGGKVMYKFPRSRSSCALTAPLVIWTLRYKNMG; this is encoded by the exons ATGGGGAGCTTGCTCCAGGTAATAAGCACCGTAGCTCTGTTTGTGCAGAAGAGTCTGATCCTCTGCTCCCTCTTACTGTACGTTGCTTTTGGCAGAGTCCTGATGATCCTTTTTCCGCAAACCATGGCATCTGTGCTGAAGTCACATTTCAAGATGACTGGCACCCATCACCCCAAGTTTCAGTATGAGGACTGGGGACACACCTTCTTCACATACAAATTTTTAAGGACTGTCCTTCAAATCATGTGGTTGCGGCTGGAAGATGAGGCATTCCTGGGACATGCTGCCCCCAACATGCCTGTCGTTGGCCTGAGTGGTGACCTACATCATATCTGGGACTATCTGAAGG GCCAGCGTCCATTGGTCCTAAGTTTTGGGAGCTGTACTTGACCCCCGTTCCTCTTCAGACTTGACGAGTTTAACAAGCTGGTTCGGGATTTCAACTCTATGGCAGATTTCCTGATCATCTACATTGATGAAGCACATGCAGCAG ATGAATGGGCTTTAAAAAACAATGTGGCTATCAAGAAGCACCAGAGCCTCCAGGATCGGCTTGTCGCAGCTCAGCGCCTGTTAGAGGAGCTACCCTCCTGTCCTGTGGTGTTAGACACTATGGAGAACCTGTGCAGTGCTAAGTATGCAGCATTACCCGAGAGGCTTTACATCCTGCAGGGGGGCAAAGTAATGTATAAG TTTCCCAGAAGTAGAAGCTCTTGTGCACTCACAGCACCTCTGGTGATATGGACATTGCGCTACAAAAACATGGGATGA
- the DIO1 gene encoding type I iodothyronine deiodinase isoform X2 has translation MGSLLQVISTVALFVQKSLILCSLLLYVAFGRVLMILFPQTMASVLKSHFKMTGTHHPKFQYEDWGHTFFTYKFLRTVLQIMWLRLEDEAFLGHAAPNMPVVGLSGDLHHIWDYLKGQRPLVLSFGSCTUPPFLFRLDEFNKLVRDFNSMADFLIIYIDEAHAADEWALKNNVAIKKHQSLQDRLVAAQRLLEELPSCPVVLDTMENLCSAKYAALPERLYILQGGKVMYKGNMGPWGYKPEEVRSVLEKMK, from the exons ATGGGGAGCTTGCTCCAGGTAATAAGCACCGTAGCTCTGTTTGTGCAGAAGAGTCTGATCCTCTGCTCCCTCTTACTGTACGTTGCTTTTGGCAGAGTCCTGATGATCCTTTTTCCGCAAACCATGGCATCTGTGCTGAAGTCACATTTCAAGATGACTGGCACCCATCACCCCAAGTTTCAGTATGAGGACTGGGGACACACCTTCTTCACATACAAATTTTTAAGGACTGTCCTTCAAATCATGTGGTTGCGGCTGGAAGATGAGGCATTCCTGGGACATGCTGCCCCCAACATGCCTGTCGTTGGCCTGAGTGGTGACCTACATCATATCTGGGACTATCTGAAGG GCCAGCGTCCATTGGTCCTAAGTTTTGGGAGCTGTACTTGACCCCCGTTCCTCTTCAGACTTGACGAGTTTAACAAGCTGGTTCGGGATTTCAACTCTATGGCAGATTTCCTGATCATCTACATTGATGAAGCACATGCAGCAG ATGAATGGGCTTTAAAAAACAATGTGGCTATCAAGAAGCACCAGAGCCTCCAGGATCGGCTTGTCGCAGCTCAGCGCCTGTTAGAGGAGCTACCCTCCTGTCCTGTGGTGTTAGACACTATGGAGAACCTGTGCAGTGCTAAGTATGCAGCATTACCCGAGAGGCTTTACATCCTGCAGGGGGGCAAAGTAATGTATAAG GGCAACATGGGTCCATGGGGCTATAAACCAGAAGAAGTGCGCTCTGTTCTTGAGAAAATGAAATAA
- the DIO1 gene encoding type I iodothyronine deiodinase isoform X4, with protein sequence MGSLLQVISTVALFVQKSLILCSLLLYVAFGRVLMILFPQTMASVLKSHFKMTGTHHPKFQYEDWGHTFFTYKFLRTVLQIMWLRLEDEAFLGHAAPNMPVVGLSGDLHHIWDYLKDLTSLTSWFGISTLWQIS encoded by the exons ATGGGGAGCTTGCTCCAGGTAATAAGCACCGTAGCTCTGTTTGTGCAGAAGAGTCTGATCCTCTGCTCCCTCTTACTGTACGTTGCTTTTGGCAGAGTCCTGATGATCCTTTTTCCGCAAACCATGGCATCTGTGCTGAAGTCACATTTCAAGATGACTGGCACCCATCACCCCAAGTTTCAGTATGAGGACTGGGGACACACCTTCTTCACATACAAATTTTTAAGGACTGTCCTTCAAATCATGTGGTTGCGGCTGGAAGATGAGGCATTCCTGGGACATGCTGCCCCCAACATGCCTGTCGTTGGCCTGAGTGGTGACCTACATCATATCTGGGACTATCTGAAGG ACTTGACGAGTTTAACAAGCTGGTTCGGGATTTCAACTCTATGGCAGATTTCCTGA
- the DIO1 gene encoding type I iodothyronine deiodinase isoform X3, which translates to MILFPQTMASVLKSHFKMTGTHHPKFQYEDWGHTFFTYKFLRTVLQIMWLRLEDEAFLGHAAPNMPVVGLSGDLHHIWDYLKGQRPLVLSFGSCTUPPFLFRLDEFNKLVRDFNSMADFLIIYIDEAHAADEWALKNNVAIKKHQSLQDRLVAAQRLLEELPSCPVVLDTMENLCSAKYAALPERLYILQGGKVMYKFPRSRSSCALTAPLVIWTLRYKNMG; encoded by the exons ATGATCCTTTTTCCGCAAACCATGGCATCTGTGCTGAAGTCACATTTCAAGATGACTGGCACCCATCACCCCAAGTTTCAGTATGAGGACTGGGGACACACCTTCTTCACATACAAATTTTTAAGGACTGTCCTTCAAATCATGTGGTTGCGGCTGGAAGATGAGGCATTCCTGGGACATGCTGCCCCCAACATGCCTGTCGTTGGCCTGAGTGGTGACCTACATCATATCTGGGACTATCTGAAGG GCCAGCGTCCATTGGTCCTAAGTTTTGGGAGCTGTACTTGACCCCCGTTCCTCTTCAGACTTGACGAGTTTAACAAGCTGGTTCGGGATTTCAACTCTATGGCAGATTTCCTGATCATCTACATTGATGAAGCACATGCAGCAG ATGAATGGGCTTTAAAAAACAATGTGGCTATCAAGAAGCACCAGAGCCTCCAGGATCGGCTTGTCGCAGCTCAGCGCCTGTTAGAGGAGCTACCCTCCTGTCCTGTGGTGTTAGACACTATGGAGAACCTGTGCAGTGCTAAGTATGCAGCATTACCCGAGAGGCTTTACATCCTGCAGGGGGGCAAAGTAATGTATAAG TTTCCCAGAAGTAGAAGCTCTTGTGCACTCACAGCACCTCTGGTGATATGGACATTGCGCTACAAAAACATGGGATGA